A single genomic interval of uncultured Sphaerochaeta sp. harbors:
- a CDS encoding ribokinase: protein MRFLNYGSVNIDLIFTVNHIVKGGETLQSTSLTKSAGGKGANQSAALAKAGAEVFHAGKIGEDGAFLLELLSSYGVDTSLIRRYEGATGQALIQLDSNKQNAIILYGGGNTAITIDEIDEAIKQFSSGDMLVLQNEIVHSGHLIREAKKRGMKVCMNLAPFDQSARDLPLSLVDLLVVNEIEGANLADLPEGSDFSDILEQLVKNYPESEILLTIGKEGCLYGYKDQRISEGIYDTPVVDTTAAGDTFIGYYLASLSRGYTVKECLRFASKAAGLAVSRPGAMASIPLANEVFD from the coding sequence ATGCGATTTCTGAATTATGGTTCTGTCAATATTGATTTGATTTTCACGGTAAACCACATTGTAAAGGGTGGGGAGACACTGCAGAGCACTTCTCTCACCAAAAGTGCCGGGGGTAAGGGTGCAAACCAGAGTGCTGCCCTTGCTAAAGCTGGTGCTGAGGTTTTTCATGCAGGAAAGATTGGGGAAGATGGTGCATTCCTGTTGGAGTTGCTCTCAAGCTATGGGGTCGATACTTCTCTCATCCGTCGGTATGAAGGGGCGACAGGACAGGCATTGATTCAGCTTGATAGCAATAAACAGAATGCAATCATCCTCTACGGAGGAGGAAATACTGCAATTACCATCGATGAGATTGATGAAGCAATCAAGCAATTTTCCTCAGGTGATATGCTTGTTCTCCAGAACGAGATTGTCCACAGTGGGCACCTGATCCGTGAAGCGAAGAAAAGGGGTATGAAGGTTTGCATGAATCTGGCGCCCTTTGACCAAAGTGCACGAGATCTTCCTCTGTCGCTTGTGGATCTCCTGGTAGTAAATGAGATCGAAGGGGCAAACCTTGCCGATCTTCCAGAGGGCAGTGATTTTTCCGATATTCTGGAACAGCTTGTAAAAAACTATCCTGAGAGCGAAATTCTCCTGACTATTGGAAAGGAGGGCTGTCTCTACGGTTACAAGGATCAGAGGATCAGTGAGGGAATCTACGACACTCCGGTTGTCGATACCACCGCAGCAGGTGATACCTTCATCGGGTACTATCTGGCTTCTCTATCACGTGGATATACCGTCAAGGAGTGCTTACGCTTTGCAAGTAAGGCTGCTGGTCTTGCGGTCTCTCGCCCAGGGGCAATGGCCTCGATCCCTCTGGCTAATGAGGTATTTGACTAG
- a CDS encoding AraC family transcriptional regulator, whose protein sequence is MELLDAVFVFQMHEEQELLWHQRVHNHEPGQFEVHYFVSGSGTFSNAQSRYTISPGSLFVTTGGTVHAIEADRHAGLTYYATLISCPEEQGLVNKLETMNPIRLGTNWRFFFEEVRDKGLSQLKELRISACYQMLGLLYNLAAGTKLEENQGENVHLEKAIRYMQRHIFDNLNLQMIADHVQLDPSYFVRLFKKRMNTTPMRYYSNLQLEVARALLTSTTQSIKEISEKLQFCSEFHFSKRFKQSTGSSPSSYRKTHLQLLGL, encoded by the coding sequence ATGGAGCTATTAGATGCGGTCTTTGTATTCCAAATGCATGAGGAACAGGAACTCCTGTGGCATCAGCGAGTGCATAATCACGAGCCTGGGCAATTCGAAGTCCACTACTTCGTCAGTGGAAGTGGTACCTTCAGCAATGCCCAAAGCCGATACACCATCTCACCAGGCTCATTGTTTGTAACCACTGGTGGAACCGTGCATGCTATTGAGGCTGACCGTCATGCTGGTCTCACCTATTATGCTACCCTGATCAGCTGTCCTGAAGAACAGGGTTTGGTGAACAAGCTGGAAACAATGAACCCTATTCGGCTGGGAACAAACTGGCGTTTCTTCTTTGAAGAAGTCAGAGACAAGGGCCTCAGCCAATTGAAGGAATTACGCATCAGTGCCTGCTACCAGATGCTTGGACTCTTGTACAACCTTGCTGCCGGTACAAAGCTGGAAGAGAATCAAGGGGAGAATGTTCACCTTGAGAAAGCCATTCGTTATATGCAACGACATATCTTTGACAATCTGAATCTGCAGATGATCGCAGACCATGTACAACTCGATCCTTCATATTTTGTCCGTCTGTTCAAGAAACGCATGAACACCACCCCGATGCGGTATTACTCAAACCTGCAGCTTGAAGTGGCACGTGCACTGCTTACCAGCACAACCCAATCCATCAAGGAAATTTCAGAGAAACTGCAGTTTTGTTCTGAGTTCCATTTCTCCAAACGATTCAAGCAATCCACAGGGAGCAGTCCCTCTTCCTACCGAAAGACCCATTTACAACTTCTCGGCTTGTAA
- the xylB gene encoding xylulokinase — MQVVIGIDTGTQSTKVLCYDAETKQVLLTVSASHEMESHDDGTREQEAVWYLDAIRSCFAQIDPKIKEQVVAIGVSAQQHGFVPAGKDGEVLAPVKLWCDTSTKAQCDELTQKLGGEERVFELLGNQILPGYTLSKILHLKQHRPDAYAKLAHILLPHDYINLYLTGVYSAEAGDASGTAFFDVKKKAWSREVLLAVDEERDLYSMLPPITKAGDAAGTVQASTAKELGIPQGIPVSCGAGDNMAGAIGTGCVGKGDLTMSMGTSGTLFGYSDACITDRKGRLAAFCSSTGGYLPLLCTMNCTITTESVRQLFGYDVKELDTLAAKAPIGCEGVTMLPFFNGERVPNLPHGKGVIAGLDMGNMKVENIARAALESSIYAMKGGLDAFGELGFIPKRIILTGGGAKSAIWRQIACDVMQLPVSVPEVGESAAFGAALQALWTLKGGSIVDLASEHVRFDDAKGCEPNKEAGAQYAKAYERYQSYVEAMTPLFQ, encoded by the coding sequence ATGCAAGTTGTTATAGGAATTGATACTGGCACCCAGAGCACCAAGGTACTCTGTTATGATGCCGAGACAAAGCAAGTCCTGTTGACCGTCAGTGCCTCCCACGAGATGGAGAGTCACGATGATGGGACACGTGAGCAAGAAGCTGTATGGTATCTGGATGCAATCAGATCCTGCTTTGCCCAGATAGATCCGAAGATAAAGGAGCAGGTTGTCGCAATCGGCGTCTCTGCACAGCAACATGGGTTTGTTCCCGCTGGAAAGGATGGAGAGGTGCTGGCTCCAGTCAAGCTCTGGTGTGATACCTCAACCAAAGCACAGTGTGATGAACTAACACAGAAACTCGGTGGAGAAGAGAGAGTGTTTGAGCTCTTGGGAAACCAGATTCTTCCCGGCTATACCTTGTCCAAGATTCTTCACTTGAAACAACATCGACCAGACGCATATGCCAAGCTGGCGCATATACTTCTGCCCCATGATTACATCAATCTGTATCTGACGGGAGTCTACAGTGCTGAAGCAGGTGATGCTTCCGGTACTGCCTTCTTTGATGTAAAGAAGAAAGCATGGAGCAGGGAAGTTCTGCTGGCGGTGGATGAGGAGCGTGATCTCTATAGCATGTTGCCACCGATCACCAAGGCAGGAGATGCAGCTGGCACGGTACAAGCATCAACGGCAAAGGAGCTTGGTATCCCACAAGGGATTCCTGTCTCCTGTGGTGCAGGGGACAATATGGCTGGGGCCATTGGAACCGGTTGTGTGGGAAAGGGCGATCTGACCATGAGCATGGGGACCAGCGGTACGCTGTTTGGATACAGTGATGCTTGCATTACCGACCGAAAAGGCAGGCTTGCTGCCTTCTGTTCTTCCACCGGTGGGTATCTTCCACTGCTCTGTACCATGAACTGCACCATTACCACAGAGTCAGTGAGACAGCTCTTCGGCTATGATGTCAAGGAACTTGACACTCTGGCCGCGAAGGCTCCCATTGGATGTGAGGGGGTAACCATGCTTCCTTTCTTCAATGGTGAGAGAGTGCCCAACCTGCCACACGGAAAGGGTGTGATCGCGGGTTTGGATATGGGGAATATGAAGGTTGAGAATATTGCCCGAGCTGCCTTGGAAAGTTCCATCTATGCCATGAAGGGTGGATTGGATGCATTCGGGGAGCTTGGCTTCATCCCCAAGCGGATCATCCTCACCGGTGGTGGGGCGAAGAGTGCCATCTGGAGACAGATTGCATGTGATGTAATGCAATTACCGGTTTCAGTTCCAGAAGTTGGAGAGAGTGCTGCCTTTGGTGCAGCTCTCCAGGCTTTATGGACCCTCAAGGGAGGGTCGATCGTGGACCTTGCATCTGAGCATGTGCGATTTGATGATGCAAAGGGTTGTGAACCGAATAAGGAAGCAGGAGCGCAGTATGCGAAGGCATATGAGCGTTATCAATCGTATGTTGAGGCGATGACGCCTTTATTTCAGTAG
- the xylA gene encoding xylose isomerase, with protein sequence MEYFVGDQEYFKGIGKIAFEGKGSKNPLAFKYYDAKKMIGGKTMAEHLRFATAYWHSFCADGTDPFGSSTMEFPFRKSDPFANAVAKADAAFEFFTKLGTPYYCFHDVDASPDSEDAVTYEKTFHKIADELLARQKASGVKLLWNTANVFTHPIYMNGAATNPDFNVVARAAVQVKNSLDVNVKLGGQNYVFWGGREGYMSLLNTDMKREQDHLARFLTMARDYGRSIGFKGTFLIEPKPMEPTKHQYDYDAATTIGFLKEYGLDKDFKCNIEANHATLAGHTFDHDLLVSASHGMLGSVDANQGDSINGWDTDEFPTDVYATTMAMLVILRHGGLGSGGLNFDAKRRRNSTDLEDLFIAHIGGMDSFALGLEVAHKIIDEGLFDTFVKNRYASFDAGEGKKFEDGSMDLASLAAIGRNVQIEKRSGKQEYLNNLVNSYLFG encoded by the coding sequence ATGGAATATTTTGTCGGAGATCAGGAATATTTTAAGGGAATCGGAAAGATTGCGTTCGAGGGAAAGGGAAGCAAGAACCCTCTCGCATTCAAGTATTATGATGCGAAGAAGATGATTGGTGGTAAGACAATGGCAGAGCATCTTCGATTTGCGACTGCCTATTGGCATAGTTTCTGTGCAGATGGTACGGATCCCTTCGGTAGTTCAACGATGGAATTCCCATTCAGAAAGTCTGACCCATTTGCGAATGCAGTTGCCAAGGCTGATGCAGCTTTCGAGTTCTTCACCAAGCTGGGGACTCCCTACTATTGTTTCCACGATGTGGATGCTTCTCCCGATAGTGAAGATGCGGTGACCTATGAGAAGACGTTTCACAAGATTGCTGACGAATTGCTCGCAAGACAGAAAGCAAGTGGCGTGAAATTGCTTTGGAATACCGCTAATGTATTCACGCATCCTATCTACATGAACGGAGCAGCAACCAACCCCGATTTTAATGTTGTTGCCCGTGCAGCAGTACAGGTAAAGAACAGTCTGGATGTGAACGTGAAACTCGGTGGACAGAATTATGTCTTCTGGGGTGGTAGAGAGGGGTACATGAGTCTCTTGAATACCGACATGAAGAGAGAGCAGGACCATCTTGCACGATTCCTTACCATGGCACGTGACTATGGACGGAGTATTGGGTTCAAGGGAACCTTCTTGATCGAACCAAAGCCGATGGAACCGACCAAGCATCAGTATGACTATGATGCTGCCACCACAATCGGATTCCTCAAGGAGTATGGTTTGGATAAGGATTTCAAGTGTAATATTGAAGCCAACCATGCAACCTTGGCTGGCCATACCTTCGACCATGATCTGTTGGTCTCTGCAAGTCATGGTATGCTTGGCAGTGTCGATGCAAACCAGGGTGACTCGATCAATGGATGGGATACTGATGAGTTCCCCACCGATGTATATGCTACCACCATGGCGATGTTGGTTATCTTGCGGCACGGTGGACTTGGCAGCGGTGGACTGAACTTTGATGCTAAACGGAGGCGTAACTCCACTGACCTTGAAGATCTCTTCATCGCTCATATCGGCGGTATGGATAGTTTTGCTCTTGGTCTTGAGGTTGCCCACAAGATCATCGATGAAGGATTGTTCGATACGTTCGTCAAGAACCGCTATGCTTCATTTGATGCAGGGGAAGGAAAGAAGTTTGAAGATGGTTCCATGGATCTTGCATCTCTTGCCGCTATCGGTCGCAATGTTCAGATCGAAAAGCGCAGTGGGAAGCAGGAGTACCTGAACAATCTGGTTAACTCCTACCTCTTCGGCTAG
- a CDS encoding permease has protein sequence MTQSLTQVALFLFIIILAQILKRIGLFTEKEGSTLSSISLNITLPAAIVASFNTFTMDYSLLVLVAYGIGANILLASLSYLFMCKQNNSLKAYALLSGSTYNVGNFSFPFIQSLFGAQALVAASLFDLGNALMTTGLTYSLASSVSQGKRPETTDIIRKLFTSVPFITYLVMITLSFAHIRLPLFLQDWMVAIGKANPIIAMLMIGIMLDIHFEKSWIKYTLGLLTIRYGMGILMAWYFIVHTDFNQIIKTTLVFVVFSPSATSSVAFLEKLTDEKKLASFTSSLSVLASIASFTILSLLVT, from the coding sequence ATGACGCAATCCCTTACGCAGGTTGCTCTCTTTCTCTTCATCATAATCCTTGCCCAGATCCTGAAGCGGATTGGATTATTTACGGAGAAGGAAGGGAGCACGCTGTCCAGTATCAGCTTGAATATCACCCTTCCAGCAGCTATCGTGGCTAGTTTCAACACCTTCACGATGGATTATTCACTGCTGGTGTTGGTTGCCTATGGAATTGGGGCGAACATCCTGCTTGCCTCTCTCTCCTACCTTTTTATGTGTAAGCAGAACAATTCACTGAAGGCATACGCCCTCCTGAGTGGATCGACCTATAACGTTGGCAACTTCTCCTTCCCTTTCATCCAATCCCTTTTCGGTGCCCAAGCCTTGGTTGCAGCCTCTCTGTTCGACCTAGGCAATGCACTGATGACCACAGGACTAACCTACTCCCTGGCAAGTTCTGTCTCCCAGGGAAAACGTCCAGAAACTACTGACATCATAAGAAAACTCTTCACCAGTGTACCATTCATCACCTATCTGGTTATGATCACGCTCTCCTTCGCACATATTCGGTTGCCTCTCTTTCTCCAAGACTGGATGGTGGCCATAGGAAAAGCAAACCCGATCATCGCTATGTTGATGATCGGGATAATGTTGGACATTCATTTTGAGAAGAGTTGGATCAAGTATACGCTGGGGTTACTGACCATACGATACGGAATGGGTATCCTGATGGCCTGGTATTTCATCGTTCATACCGATTTCAACCAGATCATCAAGACAACCCTTGTATTCGTCGTATTCAGCCCAAGTGCAACCAGCTCAGTGGCTTTCCTTGAGAAGCTGACTGATGAGAAGAAGCTTGCTTCCTTTACCTCCTCTCTATCAGTCTTGGCGAGTATTGCCAGCTTTACCATCCTCTCTCTTTTGGTTACCTAG